The genomic window TCCGAGACATTTCAATCGTGGACAAGATTGAACAGGGGCAGTCCATTAATCTTGACTCCAGTTCTTCGCAGAAGGGCCGTGTGCCGAACGAAACAGATACCTAAGGGCCCAATGTGGAAATCTCCGTCTGTAGTAGCATCCATCGCGTGCTGAACGAATGCGCGCCACCAGATTACGAATAATTGCCATCGATGGTGTTTCAAATATTGAGTGCACCTCGGAAGCCAAGCACAAAGTATAAGTTGACGGCGCCCAGGAAGTCTTGTACCAATGCTTGTCGAACGCCTGTAGCTTATTCTCTCGCGACCCAAGCTGTTAGCACGAGTCAAAACCATGGGTAAGTACCAGTCGATCTCTCCAAGACATGAATTCATCTCGTTGACAATACATAGCTGCCAACCACGACATTCATGAGAAGGACCTAGAGTCAGCATCTGCGGCCTCACACTCTTTGTCAACTACCGAAGACCATATTGCACCTACGATCGAAGAACATGCAACCCTGAGAAAGGCTGCTGGTGGCATCCCTCCGGTTGCATATCTTATCTGTGTGGTTGAGCTTGCCGAACGTGCATCATACTATGGCGCAAAAGGTGTCTTCAACAATTTCATGCAATTTCCTCTCCCTAAGGGTGGCAACGGAACGGGTGCTGTACCCAAGAGCAACCCGAACGGCCATGCTGGTGCATTGTAAGTCATGATTGTAGACTTTGGTTCGTGCACAGCTGACATGTCATAGGAATAAAGGTCTCCAATTCGCATCAGCTATGAGCATCCTTTTCACCTTCCTGGCCTTCACTATTCCAATCTTCGGTGCCTGGTTGGCCGATGCTAAGATCGGGCGCTTCAAGGGCATCGTTTTGGGCGTACTTATTGGTGGTGTGGCACATGTCATCATGATTGGTGGAGCCGCGCCTGCTTTGCTAAAAGCTGGCAAAGGCGTCGCACCCTTTATGATCAGCTTCATCCTGCTCGCCGTTGGTGCTGGTATATTCAAGCCACTCGTCGCACCTACCTTGCTCGACCAGTATGAGCATCAGAAGCCGTACGTGAGGACTTTGAAGAGTGGTGAACGGGTCATCATCGACCCAGAGACCACCATCCAACGCATTCTGCTTATCTTCTACGGATTCATCAACGTTGGAGCCTTTTTCGCCATTGCTACAACTTACGCGGAGAAGTACCTGGGTTTCTGGATCGCTTTCCTCCTCCCTGGAATTGTTTATTTTTTACTGCCACTCCTTTTGTTCTTCATGAACAAGCACCTAGTCAAGAAGCCCGCACTGGGATCTGAGCTTGTGCAGTTCTTTAAGATCATGGGTGCTGCAATTAAGGGCAACAAGGGAAAGCTTTGGGGCAAGGGTTATTGGGATGCCGCCCGGCCTTCAACTCTTGCAGCCAAGGGACGTACCGTTACCTGGACAGACAAGTCTGTCGACGACGTTTACCGTACACTCGAAGCTTGCCAAATCTTCTTGTACTTCCCTCTGTGGAACTTGAACGACGGTGGCATCGGCGCTGTTCAATCGAGTCAGGGCGCTGCCATGACAACCAGAGGTGTACCGAACGACTTGCTCAGCCATTTCAACCCACTGACAATCATTGTCTTCTCGCCGATCCTCAGTCATGGACTCTATCCTTTGCTCAGACGCTATAATATCAAATTCGGGCGCATCAACCGCATCACGACGGGCTTCATCATCGCGGCTATTTCAGGTGCCATTGGTGCTATTGTTCAGTGGCGTGTTTACAAGACATCGCCCTGCGGCTACTACGCGTCTGATTGTGATGGAGTTTCATCACTCACAATCTGGTGGCAGCTGCCTAATGTCATGTTGGGAGCCATCTCCGAAGTTTTTGTCAACGTCACTGGTTATGAGCTGGCTTACGCTCGTGCTCCTCCCAGCATGAGATCGATTGTCATGGCTTTGTTTTTATTCAACACTGCGCTCTCGCAGGCACTTGCTGAACTCTTGATTCCCGTGATCTCGGATCCTCATCTCATCGTAAGTCAACCCGCCTTCAAATTCCATATCGCGCCAATGCTAATCTAATGAACAGTGGGTCTGGGCAGGTCCGGCCATCGCTCTTGTTGCGCAGACTGTCATTTTCGTCTGGAGGCACCAGGGCATCAACGATGATGAGTTTATGGTGTACGAGGATGAGACTCCAGTGGAGATCGTCCAGGCTGTCGACACGGAGAAAAAATAAGGACATGACCGTAGAAACTGGAAACAGTGAGAGCCAAGTTCTGGTGGGATGGTCATCTGCTCTCGTAAATATGCAGAATGTTGGTGCCTACACACAATACCATTGTATCTTCATATGAAATCAAAGGTGTCGTTTCATGAAAGCTTGTCATGCCCGCAGAGATGCGCTTTGCCTGCTCCCAAAGCACTGTGGCGAATGTGACATACTACGAGCAGCACGAGCATGCAGCAGCATATTCTCCGCCTAGAAGACCAATTTCTCATCTCTCATCAACCCGACAGTTTTTCTCGTGTTTCATAAAGCCAAGACGCGGCGCCTCTAACTCCTTACAGCCACAAGTCTGCCTATGGGCTTCAAACAGCAATCCAGCCAGAGTCCCATCTAGTCAATAAACCCTGTAGTCTTTTATACAGTTCAAAGTGAGCAATACTTGAATGAAGTGGCTCCCAATGCCTCCAAGTTCAAAGAGAGCGCATATTTTTATTTGAGCTCTTCTGTGACAGAAACGAGTCTCTACATAGTCCCGGCTTATTAGTGACCATCGGTAATACGTCTGAAAACTGTGAGCCTGAGCTAAACGTTCGCAGCATTTTCACGAGAACTTCCTCGAGGCGGTCACTTCAGACTCCACCCTGGTTTTCAGCGCGTGAAAACATTCGACTGGCAATGTCCAACCGTCGTCATGACAGAGCAACCGAAGGCCGACCATTGAGGCAGTAGGGACGACCTTATAGCAATTTATTTTGGCTATGCTCTCACACAGCAACGCAGTAACAAGCAAGATTCAAACTGAAAGAGCACGGGGCTAGGAGCAAGCTTGACGAATTTGCTGAAGGCAACGGTGCTTTCAAGGAGCTTCTCCTACGTCTGCTCAAAACTGTGTCAGAATGCGATATTTTAACTATGAACTGCGAGAC from Ascochyta rabiei chromosome 2, complete sequence includes these protein-coding regions:
- a CDS encoding peptide transporter ptr2, with product MAANHDIHEKDLESASAASHSLSTTEDHIAPTIEEHATLRKAAGGIPPVAYLICVVELAERASYYGAKGVFNNFMQFPLPKGGNGTGAVPKSNPNGHAGALNKGLQFASAMSILFTFLAFTIPIFGAWLADAKIGRFKGIVLGVLIGGVAHVIMIGGAAPALLKAGKGVAPFMISFILLAVGAGIFKPLVAPTLLDQYEHQKPYVRTLKSGERVIIDPETTIQRILLIFYGFINVGAFFAIATTYAEKYLGFWIAFLLPGIVYFLLPLLLFFMNKHLVKKPALGSELVQFFKIMGAAIKGNKGKLWGKGYWDAARPSTLAAKGRTVTWTDKSVDDVYRTLEACQIFLYFPLWNLNDGGIGAVQSSQGAAMTTRGVPNDLLSHFNPLTIIVFSPILSHGLYPLLRRYNIKFGRINRITTGFIIAAISGAIGAIVQWRVYKTSPCGYYASDCDGVSSLTIWWQLPNVMLGAISEVFVNVTGYELAYARAPPSMRSIVMALFLFNTALSQALAELLIPVISDPHLIWVWAGPAIALVAQTVIFVWRHQGINDDEFMVYEDETPVEIVQAVDTEKK